A region of the Esox lucius isolate fEsoLuc1 chromosome 10, fEsoLuc1.pri, whole genome shotgun sequence genome:
ATCAGACAAAATAAGCTCTGTCATTGGCTGAGAGACCTGACGTACTGTATCATCTCAACACGTGCCTCATCCTCAAATAATAAGCAGACCATTCACTCTGATGCAATCACAAGGTAATTCATCTGGATCCAAACTACATGCTTTAAGAGCACAGGGACTGTAATATAATAAGCTCTAGGATGCTCTGGTGGGATTACACTATGCTGCGATGTCTGTGATCCAAAGGCCAAAATGCAGAATAACTTGAATCCTGAACtcttataaatgttttgcacaaaTATTGTAAGGCACTTTGACTATCTCTGAAAAGGTTTCATTTtgcacaatgttgtttttttataaaatgtacgAATGTTGTCTTTTTCTACTTCGAAATAAAAAGAAATTTATTTGGTATACAAGTGAAATGGTTTCTCCCTCTATGTACTCGCAATTCACTAATTCACATATCCTTGGCCTGATTTAACAGGCCAAGGATATTGGCCACTCAATTCAGACCAAGTACTTCAAAAATCACACATTCAGGCCATGTCAGTCAGTTCTGCCAGGCGATGAGCTCCTCCACCAGGCCATGGGCTCCTCCACCAGGCCGTGGGCCTCCCTCATCTGTCCTCTCTAGTTCACCAGTTCCTGGGTCTCCCCCCTATTTTGATATCTGggtttccctcctctctcctccgcCAGTCACCGGGTTTCCATCATCTCTCCTATCCCAGTCTCTGGGTCTTACGCTCTTCCGTGTCCAATCCAACTCCactttattctttttatatattCAGGAGAATCTGGTAACACTGGTTTTTAGCAACAGTAAAGCATGTGGACCAGTGGAAGAAAACTAGCCAAGAACAACCATGCACACCCCAAGGAATCTCAATACTTGTGGAGAAAATTATTCCCATTGAAAAGGCTATTTTCCCTAAGCCGAAACCCATTAATggaatcctaaccctaaacgtaACCCCTCGTAAATCCCAAACAGCAGTGTTGTTCATTATATCTTTATTATTGTAATAGTCATCCTTGATAAAGTTGAGACAGGACAAGCAGAAACAGGCAGATGGATAGCAACATGCTCAAGTCTGCTTGTGGCTTTACACTTTGGCTTTAATAACAAACAGAAGGCACTTAGAAGTGGATCAAGTTTTTCTAGGAGACAGATTTAACATTGGTACTCAATCATCCAATGCGTTGGTGATGTTGGAACGCAACCCAGACCTAGCATTAGATCAgaggttctcaaacctctcctcggGAACCAGCAGACATTCCATGTTTTTGAATCTCATGAGCCAGTAGACCTGATTTTAGCTGTGAACTAATTCACTCCTTTGATTATGTGAATCTGATTAGATCGTTCAGGGCTACAGCTAAAGTATGAGACATCTGCTGGTCCCTGAGGACCGGTTTGAGAAGCACCGTCTCAGATCACTGTTGCTGGACAAATTCATCcgtcacacacagaaacataaaaaGCAAAGGCATTATGGAGCGGCTGGGCTAAGGCAAGAAACTGGTCCCTGATTGGGCAGGGCATGTTTTGAGTGACAGGGGGCGTGGTGGTATTGCGCCAGGGCCATCTTGGGACATTTAGATGCGGTTTGGAACACTTCCTTCCCGAAAAAGGTCCCTTCCCATTCCTAATTGCCTAAAAAGCCATTCCCATGCcaaccacacagacaaaaactaataaaaaaataaaaacattagggTCTCCTCACATGTAAATTATCTTTAAGTGAAATATgattaataataaatgaaagtTTATTAATCATCCCAATGGGATGATAatgggactgtgtgtgtcgATATTGGTAGGTCATCTTTGGCCCTGTGTCCCttagaatgtttttgttttgttatttggacCATTAtccacattcaaatgtttgggttcTCGTTTCTGTTCTACAAAGCATACAGGGAATGTGATTGGCTAAGATGGGAGTGGGAAACACTGAGAACGAGGCTGAGACAGCctgagatagaaagacagacagacatctttTGATCTCTACTTTTTAAGATCACTGGTTACAGCCATTACTCGCTGAGGGCACAACTCGTTCTCTCTGAGGAAGACTATGATGTAACAGCGATGAAGGGGTTTCTCACTCGGACCAGTCGTCATCGTCCAACTCAGAAGAGTCATCCTCGCTGTCACTGCATTCCACAGCAATACGGCGAGACAAAATGGCCGCCACATCATTGCCATAGTTGTCCTTCTTCTCCTGCTCTTTTTGTTCTTCCACCTTACGCAAATTAAAACctgcaaaggggggggggggggggggggtttagcaTGTGTACATGTATAATTGTATAATGGGCATGCGTGCACACGTACATGtataattttgtgtgtgcacgcgtgcgaCTCACCTTGCCGGATAGCAGATAGCAGGTCACTGTGTGCGTCAGGGGGGGCTTCTGAAGGAGCCTGGGTGGATTTAAGAGGAGGCGGAGCACCAAtggagaaggaggggggaggtggGCCAGGGGGAGGAGGTCcacagggaggaggggggccggggggaggagggggaggaggaggaggaggtgcgCCCCCAccctgggggagagaggggggaggaggcgGAGACAATGAGGcttgagagagagggggaggtggggcaGGAGGGGAGGGATAGGCAGAGTTGGTGATGGGTGGGGGAGCGGGAGGGGAAGAATCAAACccagaggggggaggaggtggggggacTCCGAAGCCAgttgaggggggagggggagggggggcagggggaggggacaggTTGGGTCTGGTGCCGGTGGGAGTAGAACAGGGCATGGGAGGGGCTGGAGGGGGGTGTGTTGGGCTTAAAAGGCTGGTGCGCTTCTGGGTTGGAGCTCCGTACTGCCCGTCATGATATCTGCCAATGAGAACGCAGGGGAGTGTTTACATTCTTCCTGCTCAGTTAGCGCAAAATACGCGTTTAAAAGACTGTCTTTGCTAAATTCTAAGGGTAAATGTACTGCTCCACATTTCATCCCAACTACTTACCCCATGTCAGGCGGTGGTGGCGGCAGGAAGTCATCCTGAGtgggatgagggagaggggagCCTGGATCTAAGCCGTACGACCCTGTGCTCTGGTCCAAACCATCCGGGGAGTAACACCCTTCTCCAGAACCAATACTGCCATTAAGACCCTCTAGAGATTCTCTATATACACCAAGAAACGGAGTACTTATCAGACATTAGTTCAGAGCCAATCAAAATGACAGTCCTCTTCATTTACACTCATATCTCCCTCCCCTCACTCTCCAATTCATACACTCAACCCCACCTGCTTTTGCCTCACTCAATCTaacattctttctctctcaccccaTGTCATTCTTTGGCACCACAAACTCCTCCCCCATTTTGCGGCGTTCCCACTCATCCTTCCTGGTCTTGATTTTCCTGGGATTTAGAGTCCGAAGATTCTGGTTGTCCTTCTTTTCCTTCTActcagacagagaaaaaaaactgaggattagagaggaagagagagagattgagaaagagagggagcaaGAAAAGTCAGGAATGGGCCCAATAAGATGAATACACACTACAGTCAAACTGAAGggtgtccttgtgtgtgtgtatgtgtgtgtgtgttaccctgTGTTTGCGtttctccttcatgatgtccTTGGTGTCCTGCAGCATCTTCTCCTTCCACAAGTCAAAGAAGTAAGAGGGGTCCGTGTAGAACTTCAGAGCATCCTTATCATCATCCCTAGTCAGGACCACAACAGGCGATAGTCACGAGTCACGACCACAACAGGCGACAGTCACGAGTCACGACCACCACAGGCGACAGTCACGACAACAAcaaagaacagaaaaacaaggCTGCGGGAGTGTATGGTGCGTGTTTGGAAACATGttggtgtatttgtgtgtgtatttatgtctgtctgtgtgtacctgTACTGGCTCAGGTTGttgagtggaggaggaggattaCAGGTCAGATAGGTCTCCTGTACAGGCTGGGGTAAAGAgggtctgcagaacaactgcTGGTCCTGGATCAGATTACTATGAAACGCTTTCTTCTGGGTGATGGCctgcagagagactgagagacagtgGTAATGgtaggaaggaggagagagatggaggagagagaagaggtggaCATGGAGAAAGTTAGGGTTGAGAGAAGGGTATAAACAGGCTGTGCCTACATGTTTTGCCCCATATAGAATTGAAAAGTTGTAGTGCTGAAGACTCACTGCAAGACAGTGTTTGTTGGGCAGGAAACCAGCTCAGACTGGCCAAGCAACAAAGAATCTTACCCTCCTCCTCTTTGGGGTCGAGCTGGGTGACTTTGACCTGAAGACGGTCCACACGCTCTCCCAGTGTGTTAACCCGGATGGCGAACGCCCCCGCCTGCACAAACAGCTCTCCAAACAAGTCCTCGGCATACTTACCTACAATGTACAATCACATTACAATACATCACATCATTTAGACCTGAGTGAATGAAGCACTGCACCAGGTAaaaatacacagagacagacagacgcgcAAGCacgcacagagagacagacacagagagacagacacagagagacagacgccCAGGCacgcacagagagacagatacagagagacagacgccCAGGcatgcacagagagacagacagacacagagagacagagagacagacatacacagagagacagacagacacagagagacagacagacacagagagacagacagacacagagagacagacagacacagagagacagacacgtaCTGAGACTGCCCAGCTGGCGTATGATGTTGGCGAGGCTGATGTTGGTTACACACTCCAGCTCACTGCGAATGGTGTTGGGTAGCGCCTGACGGCACACATGGCGAGGCTCGATGTTCCTCGTTACCAACGGCATTttgggatgggggaggggccaaGGGCCTTccctggagggggggggggttgttagtAAGACTTATGACTGCTAATTCAGTGGTTACCTGGACTGCTCATTCAAGCATAACCCACTTCCAGACATATCACATATGCTCCTACTGTTTATTCTCCATCCTGTTGCCTAGTCACCTATATGTACATAAAACCACTCCATACTCCTGCTtatcattcatttttattattgcttacATATGCCTTCAGTGGAAAATCTctccctatatatatataaaattaatatatatatataaaattaatatatatatatatatatatatattaattttttattctatttctaatcTCTTTCTCTTACTTTTCAAACAATGCAGAGTATAAGTAAACAAAGAATAATTTCACTGTTAGTCTACACGGGTTGATTACAAAGCATGTgagaaatagaaatgtattggaTTATATTGCTATTGGTCAGATAAAGAATActaactggtaaaaaaaaaaaaaaaaaaagtttccagAACAGACATGTCTTTGTAATGCAGATTAAGGGTGATCTATTTGTAACCCATGCTGTTTTAGTTGTATTCTGTTGAATAAGCATCATGTGACATAAAACCACACAGAACAGAGCAGCTAAAGCAGAACCAAAACCAGGAGCAAAGTTTTATTCTGATCCTACCTCTTCATATTACAGTGGGCAGACATCTGACAGGTGTGAATACAATACTGTGTGCTGGTGTCAGAGACTCAACACAAACAAGGAAAAATTGCAAGATTCTTTGCACAGAGGAATGGAACACCTTCACTGGATGAATTTTAGCACCAGGAGATTGTAATGCACCCAGAGGCCACACGAAGCCGCTATAGGTAACAAAAACTACCATAACAACCATGCAGTGATTCTTGAAACTGTTCTAGGCGACCCCCAGACGTTTCACAATTATGTTGTAGCGCAGAACTACCTCGGCTGATTTACACATTGAAGGCTGTACATTGTATGTCTGAGGAAGGGTTTATGAACCACTGGCCAAATGGACTTCTGCATTAGGATTTTAGTGACTTTTCCAGTAAGATTTGCTTGTTCTCCAACTTGCACTATAAACTGTGTAGGACTTATATTGGGAAAAACAATTAGCAAACTGACTAGCAGGGAAATGTGCCGACGTGGTAGGTGCATTTAAACTCACAAACGCATTGATCATATTTTATAATACTTAAACCTAAATGGGTGATTTTAAGCTCGGGTGTAACGTAAAAGAACCTCATACAGGATTCCCATAACAAACAGAATTCTAAAAAGCACCAACATAATCCCAGTTCCTAGTTCCACTGGCTAAACTATGTCGCAGAGACTGAAACATTGTAACAACACCCTAAAGTTGGAGTGCCCCAGTGAGTCAACACACTTCTACACGTCAACTTCACTTTTGCACGACAGCCCACAGCAGTAattgatttataaaaataaaatgtataataaataagATCTGTTTGGAGAACTAAGTATAGAATCACACCCAGAAACCGCGTTACTGTAATCAGGGCGAGGGTAGCTGACATAAAACTtcggttttcggccttgtcagTTTAACAGGAAGTAAAGTTGAAAGCGCCCCTCATTATGTCCAAAAATCGTCGGAGAAAACGATGATTATCTCCTAACgttttgaaaacaaaatccagactGATTACTTACCGTTGAAACTAGTTATTGTAGAATCCACCAAATCAATCTCGttgttgctttatttctacGTTTCTTATTCCTTCAGCCAAAAAGTAAAGGTTTGCTGTAAGCGAAGAGAATCGGgaaaacagaacacacagagGTTTCCGATTTGTGAACTTCTGATTGAACGAGACTTCGACATTCCAGCCGCTGATTGGTTCATTGtactgtcagtctgtgtctgaAACGAGGACATGGAAATGTTGACGTATACTACGTAACTCCACCCAGAAGGGTCGTAAACATCTGTCCGCAGTTTGCGTAGCAAGGGTGGAGATCTGGTGGACATGCGTTACGGACATTCCAGATTCTGCTCGAGCGGGTTGGAACGCGTCCCAGGAATGACTGACATTAAGACAGCGAATACAAGATTGGCGACATACAGGTTAGAATGGTAACTAGCCAGTGTCTCACCATTACTGTGACATTTTTCACGTGCTTAAAACTTTACATAGACGTCCCTCGATATAAAACCAGTCCAATGTAGCTATATAACAAcgtcaaattattttattccacatggagaaaaaaaagtttgaaagCAACCGCCGAATAATTAACAGTGGCTTACAGTAAATGCATAGGCTACTTTTTAAGAAGCTAGGTGCAACATCCCAACAACTTAGTAGTATTAAGTACATTCTGATTAATTCATTATCTGAAAAATCGGTGCTGGAAAGAAGACAATACAACTAATAAACATAGCAAACGTTACTACAACAAGACAACACAAGGGTGAGGATGTGGATTTATTTCAGGTACTCTTTGAAAAGGTCGCATTTCAGATGACAGATCAGAATAGAATACTTTATTAGCATTCCAACCATTGCCAGGTGTGCTCAGTGCAAAACTGTTCTGGGTTGGCAGATTAGACAGGCTGATCTGTAGGCAGGGGGTGTCTGGATGGCAGGGTGAATATTGTTGTTCCTACCACCGCCTTCTGCACAGTCTGTATTTTCACCTCTGCCTAACTCAAAGGAGGTTTTAGGTGAGGGATCTGCCaaaacattccaaatggcaTAATGACCCCTCAGGTGAACAACTAACAATGTCTGCAGCTATAATGTAATGACCTGATCCAGTTGGGTGTGGTACTGGTAAACTGACTAATACAGTTCCTAAATCCTGTCCTGCCTCACTGAATGGATGAAGTGTCCAATCTTCACCACCAGAGGGACACACACTGCAGTGGTATATTACTGCCTGACTGCCAAGCAGACAGTGAGAGCCTCTATACtgatgtgtgtgcatatatacaCACCGATCCGCCATATCATtataaccacctgcctaatattgtgtaggtcccccttttgctgccaaaacagccctgacccgtcgaggcatggactccactagacatctgaaggtgtgttgtggtgtctggcaccaagacgttagcaccagatcctttaagtcctgtatgttgtgaggaggggcctccatggatcggacctgtttgtccagcacatcccacagatgctcgattggattgagatctggggagttTGGAGGCCAGgccaacaccttgaactcgttgttgtgttcctcaaaccattcctgaaccatttttgttttgtggcagggcgcattatcctgctgaaagaggccaatgccatcagggaataccgttgccatgaaagggtgcacatggtctacaacaatactcaggtaggtggtacatgtcttagtaacatccacatgaatggcaggacccaaggtttcccagcagaacattgcccaaagcatcacactgcctccgccggcttgccttcttcccatagcgtatcctggtgccatgtgttcatcaggtaagcgacacacacgcacacagccatccacgtgatgtaaagggaaacatgattcatcagaccaggccaccttcttccattgctccgtggtccggttctgatgctcacgtgcccattgtggtcgctttcggcagtggtcacaggggtcagcatgggcaccctgactggtctgcagctacgcagccccatatacaacaaactgtgatgcactgtgtgttctaacacctttctatcagtagcttgtctgttggatcggaccacacgggccagcctttgctcctcacatgcatcaatgagacttggccacccatgaacctgtcgccagttcactgcttttacttccttggaccactgttgataggtactgaccactgcagattgggaacaccccacaagggctacagttttggagatgctctgacccagtcgtctagccatcacaatttggcccttgttaaagttgttcagatccttacgcttgcccatttttcctgcttctaacacaccaactttgaggacagaatgttcacttgctgccaaatgtatcccacccactgacaggtgccatgataatgagattatcagtgttattcacttcactggtcagtggtcataatgttatggctgatcggtgtatatgtgtgtgtgtgcttgtgtgtgtgcatgtagaAGTGTAAAACgtacaatgtaaatgtactcGTCTGGGCTCGGGCTATGTTTAAGAATGTTTCTAATTAAGACTTGAATGACCAGGCGAAGGGAGTTCTTAACTTAGCACTAATCATTGAAATATTAATGACAAATTGTggtgaactccctttacctgggaATGTAGCTCCTAATTATGAACTTCCAAAACTGGTAAACATAGCTCAGGACTTTTACTTAGTACTTTTTCCAAATATCTATGTGTGCACGAATGCACGCAGGAGGTGTGTGTCTCAGTATTCCGGCCTAGTGTTAACCCAACTTAGTGTATAGGAGCTGTGTGCGTTTTTGACATTGTGCCGTAGGATGCTTTGCCCCACCCCCGGCGAGCTGTGGGCCAATCTAAACCCGGCATCCTGGAGCCCCTGTAGAACGCTGAACCAATAACGGACCACCTCAGCCTCTGTCCCGCCAACCTCAAAGCCTGCCCACTGGAGGTGCACCGTGGCAACCAGGTGATGAACTCGTCCCAGAATTCCGAGCTCCACCCAGTTCTGCAGAACCCTCCACTCTACACTCAGTAGATCAGCATACAGGAAGTCCACCTGGCAGAAAATGGGACAGAATTTACTTGACAGTGCCCTTTTCATTAGGTCACAGCACACTTTagtttatataatttaaataacatcaatGTGTCTCACGGTGTCATGCTGAGCTGCGTACACCCAATCAAATCAAAGGCACATCTTCAACATAAACTTGTTCAAATCATTGCTTCTATGTGGTTGTGGTAATGACAGTTTCAGCAACATAAGACATTTACTAGAATCTAGGATTTTGATTTATATTTTGAGAAGATATAGAAATCCTGGCCATCATTCGCAATTCCCATTGACTGGTAAGGCTTGTAGGCTCTGCATCGTCATGCCAAGCGGTTTAAAACCTTTTTGAACACCATTTTGTCATCTGAATGTTGCCCTGTGACTGTTCACCTTCCGAATTTCCTTTAGTTTAGCTGAAGCTCTGGAAACACAATCAGAGCGAATGAGACCGCCGCCACGCCACCCCAAAACACAGTGTGACATGGATTAATCTTTTTAGCCATACAACTTCACATAAATGGTTTAGACATAGAAACAGAGGGGTGTTGTTTCTCTAGCTTGAATGCTTgatctgaaattattttgtctctctgttagtGTGTCTTGTTCTAATTAAATTGAACTATATAAGCTAGATAAATAGTTTATTTGGACAGGCAAGCGTCGGGCTCTTCAATACTTTGAAACAAAAGACACATAGCGGTCATCCTGAAACTAGGCTAACCTGTCTTGATTCATGGCTCTGTATCAAACCATTAACAGTGAATATGTCTCTTTGTTCCATCTATCGCCATTGATTTTGGAGAAAGATGTTGGAATGTGTCACTGCCCTCCAGTGGTCACAGAGCCTAACTACGCCAGTGGTGTGACTCACTGTTGCTATGGCAGCCAAGTTCCCCAGGCACTGAGCCCTGTTTCCATGGAAACTAGTGTGCCGCCTTGTCTGTGGGTACTGTGAGCATGTCACGTGTGTATGTCTGGGGCCCGGCTGCACCAGCCAGGCCTAAAAAAGTTGTCCGCCCCCACGTTGTGATCAGAATTTACATCTGTTGCACCAGCCAAAAATATGAGTCTGGTGGAAGCAATCCGTGTTCATGAGTTTTGAAGTTATAATAATGATTGTTGCTAGGCAGTGGTGGTTACTAGGCTCTTACCATCCTTGTGGAAGTTCTGAACTTTGCCGGGCATATTTTAGTATGCCTATTCATTACTCACGGTATCACTCCGCCATCCATGCATCCCAACTACAACAAGGTGAATCCATTGTTATGAGCTGATACTGGATAGTAGGAATACCACAGAATGAAGAACATTTTAAGCACTACTACACAAACATGTATTGAGATAAGGTGGGGCAGTACAGTTGAAGCCACATGTCCAATTGAAACTCCCGAAGTGTGGCAGAAGTGTGAAGTGACATCCAAGATCAGTTGCTAGAGCACAACGAGGCAAGGCAGTCATTTAGTTTGTCCTGGTTTAGTCATTTTAACAAAACACAGTACAATTCCCTCAGTTTAATCATTGCAACAATCAGTTAGTCCAATAATAAACAAAGTAAGGCAAGTGTTTAAGAATGACTATTTAAAGTCCTAAAGGTAGCCGGTCACACTTTATTTCACTGATCACATTTGGAAAAACTCTTTAAGTACACTATCCATCACAACTGACTGAAAACCATTTCCATAATTTCTCTCCCATAAGCAAAAGTGATCATATACAAtaattgaagtaaaaaaatCGAATTTTTATTGCAACATGGGTTTTTGTCTTATCAATGGTGACAAATAATATcagaaagaaatgaaagaaacatcATTGTTTAGCACCCGTCAGCATTTGCCCATGATCTCTTGTCCACGTCACAACTAATATATTTTGTCGTGCGCTGCGGGAAGAATCTTTTGGCATGGTGAATCCAAACCTGACATTG
Encoded here:
- the wasf2 gene encoding wiskott-Aldrich syndrome protein family member 2, which produces MPLVTRNIEPRHVCRQALPNTIRSELECVTNISLANIIRQLGSLSKYAEDLFGELFVQAGAFAIRVNTLGERVDRLQVKVTQLDPKEEEVSLQAITQKKAFHSNLIQDQQLFCRPSLPQPVQETYLTCNPPPPLNNLSQYRDDDKDALKFYTDPSYFFDLWKEKMLQDTKDIMKEKRKHRKEKKDNQNLRTLNPRKIKTRKDEWERRKMGEEFVVPKNDMGESLEGLNGSIGSGEGCYSPDGLDQSTGSYGLDPGSPLPHPTQDDFLPPPPPDMGYHDGQYGAPTQKRTSLLSPTHPPPAPPMPCSTPTGTRPNLSPPPAPPPPPPSTGFGVPPPPPPSGFDSSPPAPPPITNSAYPSPPAPPPPLSQASLSPPPPPSLPQGGGAPPPPPPPPPPGPPPPCGPPPPGPPPPSFSIGAPPPLKSTQAPSEAPPDAHSDLLSAIRQGFNLRKVEEQKEQEKKDNYGNDVAAILSRRIAVECSDSEDDSSELDDDDWSE